The Penaeus chinensis breed Huanghai No. 1 chromosome 39, ASM1920278v2, whole genome shotgun sequence genome has a segment encoding these proteins:
- the LOC125046420 gene encoding serine/threonine/tyrosine-protein kinase HT1-like produces MADEFEVFSGLFQQASPEAEPASDEAKPKRSRRAVGVWGRKAPSSAALRVKAARELAAAREQEDVLIRRASRFMPAREVRFLEASQSGAGGAPLPLGLCREPVAMLMSYGGATTLEQALRVDRWSEAKAVNVAVRLCRRVEEIHAKGLIHNDLKADNVMLDKALDVSVIDFGSATPEGGVVGYENDGSFRAEWLAPELLSGGTSTRASDAFSVGFLLRQICHAMKRPSKKARASGGAQEKFASAIEGAQRPEPGRRLTLGEIEALLKPPTKGAASQ; encoded by the exons ATGGCCGATGAATTCGAGGTGTTCTCGGGGCTGTTCCAGCAGGCGTCGCCGGAGGCGGAACCGGCGAGCGACGAGGCGA AGCCCAAGAGGAGCCGAAGAGCAGTGGGCGTGTGGGGGCGGAAGGCCCCGTCTTCCGCTGCCCTGCGAGTCAAGGCGGCGCGCGAGCTCGCAGCCGCGCGCGAGCAGGAGGACGTTCTCATCAGAAGGGCGTCGAGGTTCATGCCGGCGAGGGAGGTCCGCTTCCTAGAGGCCTCGCAGAGC GGCGCGGGGGGCGCCCCCCTGCCCCTAGGCCTGTGCAGAGAGCCGGTAGCCATGCTCATGTCGTACGGGGGCGCGACCACGCTGGAGCAGGCCCTGCGCGTCGACAGGTGGAGCGAGGCTAAGGCAGTGAACGTCGCCGTGCGCTTGTGCCGCCGTGTGGAGGAGATCCACGCCAAGGGCCTGATCCACAACGACCTCAAGGCCGACAACGTGATGCTGGACAAGGCCCTCGACGTCTCCGTCATCGATTTCGGCTCGGCCACGCCCGAGGGCGGCGTCGTTGGCTACGAAAACGACGGCAGCTTCAGGGCCGAGTGGCTGGCGCCGGAGCTCCTGAGCGGAGGAACCAGCACCCGCGCCTCCGACGCTTTCTCCGTCGGCTTCCTCCTTCGCCAGATCTGCCACGCCATGAAAAGGCCCTCCAAGAAGGCCAGGGCCTCTGGAGGGGCGCAGGAGAAGTTTGCCAGCGCCATCGAGGGGGCGCAGCGCCCGGAGCCAGGGCGGCGCTTGACCCTCGGCGAGATCGAGGCGCTGCTGAAACCACCCACGAAGGGCGCAGCTTCGCAGTGA